The proteins below come from a single Prolixibacter sp. NT017 genomic window:
- a CDS encoding TonB-dependent receptor, with translation MTENRYIKVAQFLRLIVFVMIFMPLASWAQNTTISGIVTDSKSEPIIGATVAVKNTTIGTITDSNGKYTIEAPQNATLVYRFLGFITKEESADGRSTINVTLQMDKQNLDEVVVVGYGTQRKVTLTGAVASVKGGDLRKTKNENPENMLTGRIAGVRVWQKSAEPGAYNSNFDIRGLGAPLVVIDGVPRTVGEFQRLNPNDIEDVSVLKDASAAIYGVRAGNGVVLVTTKKGSKGGKVKVSYNGSYTLQEPSGMPVLANPFETMTLYNERSMNNINGGTIIYTQQDFEDFRNGTRRAADWTSLLFSNFSPQTQHDVSINGGTEKTQYYVSIGYMDQDGFFKSGDLNYHKMNLRSNVSTEILKGLKFNLNLSGIADERNNPYSSAVDIIRNYWRQGVLFPAYADPEQTMLSYEGLDLEENTVAEMTSDISGYRKYDQKYFQSSAALNFDFGTLSNALRGLSAKALFSYDYRMDDNTIFRKEYYQYAYNELTDSYDAKLYNPSSPNQLRREFYSKQQTLGQFILNYKRTFNEVHKLSGLVGWETQKRTGDNYYAQRDLAFGMEYLFAGIDENQLGGMQSGSNDIYELANSALIGRLNYTFADRYIVEGQFRYDGSSKFAPGHQWGFFPSASVGWRVSEEPFFKSVSQLEFVNQLKLRGSYGVLGDDGSAEYGWVNGYTYPATSGNAAKGYYNQYAPGYIFGNQFVYGVSRLPIPNESYSWLTSHTLDIGIDFEGWDGLFGFSFDYFDRHRKGIFARRGADLPTVVGATAPIENLDSDRHFGMDLELTHRNKIGHFAYSVKAIATVTRQKHEIASGQGPYANSYDEWRHDNLTNRYQGVQFGYESAGRFENWKDIWSYGLYKERDVLPGDYKYLDWNGDGEINGLDEHPFAFDQTPWMNFSLSYECSYKNFDMNFLLQGSALGSMEYKEPLYSIWGSNGGGTLVQYLDRWHPVDPQADPYDPETEWVTGYYGFTGHYPIGNSEFNRVSTAYLRLKSIEFGYTLPRVNALSSMNMRVFANAYNLFTITGVKFVDPEHPDNDLGRMYPLSKTYTVGVSLSF, from the coding sequence ATGACTGAAAATCGATACATAAAAGTTGCGCAATTTTTACGTCTGATCGTATTTGTCATGATTTTTATGCCTTTGGCATCATGGGCGCAGAATACCACGATATCGGGTATTGTTACCGACAGCAAAAGCGAGCCGATTATAGGTGCAACTGTGGCGGTCAAAAATACCACGATAGGAACTATTACCGATTCTAACGGAAAGTATACTATTGAAGCACCTCAAAACGCTACGTTGGTATATAGGTTTCTTGGCTTTATCACAAAAGAAGAAAGCGCTGACGGGCGCTCCACTATCAACGTGACATTGCAGATGGATAAGCAAAATCTTGATGAAGTTGTTGTCGTTGGCTATGGCACGCAAAGGAAGGTCACACTAACAGGAGCTGTAGCCAGTGTAAAAGGGGGAGATTTGCGTAAAACCAAAAATGAAAACCCGGAGAACATGTTGACTGGTAGGATTGCCGGGGTACGTGTTTGGCAAAAAAGCGCCGAGCCCGGTGCCTATAACAGTAATTTCGACATTCGTGGTTTGGGGGCCCCGTTGGTGGTTATCGACGGTGTTCCCCGCACAGTCGGTGAGTTTCAACGTTTGAACCCTAATGATATTGAAGACGTATCTGTCTTGAAAGATGCGTCGGCAGCTATCTACGGTGTACGGGCAGGTAATGGTGTTGTGCTTGTAACGACCAAGAAAGGTTCGAAAGGAGGAAAAGTGAAAGTATCTTATAATGGTTCTTACACCTTGCAGGAACCTTCCGGGATGCCGGTACTTGCAAATCCATTCGAAACCATGACGCTTTATAATGAGAGGTCGATGAATAATATCAACGGGGGTACCATTATTTATACCCAACAGGATTTTGAAGATTTCCGCAATGGTACCCGCCGTGCGGCAGACTGGACCTCTCTGCTGTTTTCCAATTTTTCGCCACAAACGCAACACGATGTAAGCATTAATGGCGGAACGGAAAAAACACAGTACTATGTCAGTATTGGATACATGGATCAGGATGGTTTCTTTAAGTCAGGAGATTTGAACTATCATAAAATGAATTTACGTTCAAATGTCAGCACTGAGATATTAAAAGGGTTGAAATTTAACCTGAACCTGAGCGGTATTGCTGACGAACGTAACAATCCTTATTCCAGTGCAGTTGATATTATCCGCAATTACTGGAGACAAGGGGTACTGTTCCCGGCATATGCAGACCCGGAACAGACCATGCTTAGCTACGAAGGGTTAGACCTGGAGGAAAATACGGTTGCCGAAATGACTTCAGATATTTCAGGATACCGTAAATACGATCAAAAATATTTCCAGTCATCGGCAGCGTTGAATTTCGACTTTGGCACCTTGTCGAATGCGTTGAGAGGATTGTCGGCCAAAGCCTTGTTTAGTTACGACTACCGCATGGACGACAATACTATTTTCCGTAAAGAATATTATCAATATGCATATAACGAATTAACTGATTCGTACGATGCAAAATTGTATAATCCGAGTTCTCCCAACCAACTGAGACGCGAATTTTACAGCAAGCAGCAAACGCTGGGACAATTTATCCTTAACTATAAACGTACTTTCAACGAAGTTCACAAGTTGAGCGGACTTGTCGGCTGGGAAACTCAAAAGCGCACCGGCGATAACTATTATGCACAACGCGACCTGGCTTTTGGGATGGAATACCTTTTCGCAGGTATCGACGAAAATCAGCTTGGGGGTATGCAAAGCGGTTCAAATGATATTTATGAGCTTGCCAACTCAGCTTTGATAGGGCGTTTGAACTATACCTTTGCAGACCGTTACATTGTTGAGGGGCAATTCCGTTATGACGGTTCATCAAAATTTGCCCCGGGACACCAGTGGGGATTTTTCCCTTCAGCATCTGTCGGCTGGCGTGTGTCGGAAGAGCCCTTCTTTAAATCGGTTTCACAACTTGAATTTGTAAATCAGTTGAAGCTGCGCGGTAGCTATGGAGTGCTGGGAGACGATGGAAGTGCAGAGTACGGCTGGGTAAATGGTTATACCTATCCGGCTACCAGTGGCAACGCGGCAAAAGGGTATTACAACCAATATGCTCCAGGCTATATCTTCGGAAACCAATTTGTTTATGGGGTATCGCGGTTGCCGATCCCCAATGAGTCCTATAGTTGGCTGACTTCGCATACATTGGATATTGGTATTGACTTTGAAGGGTGGGACGGACTGTTTGGATTCTCATTCGACTACTTCGATCGTCACCGGAAAGGGATTTTTGCTCGTCGTGGCGCCGATTTGCCGACCGTTGTAGGTGCTACTGCTCCAATTGAGAATTTGGATAGCGACCGTCATTTTGGTATGGACCTGGAATTGACTCACCGAAACAAGATAGGCCATTTTGCTTACAGTGTAAAAGCGATTGCTACAGTTACCCGTCAGAAACATGAGATTGCTTCCGGACAAGGACCTTATGCAAATTCTTATGACGAGTGGCGCCACGATAACCTGACAAACCGTTATCAGGGCGTGCAATTCGGTTATGAATCGGCAGGACGTTTTGAAAACTGGAAAGATATTTGGTCATACGGCCTCTATAAAGAAAGAGACGTTTTGCCAGGTGATTACAAATACCTTGATTGGAACGGTGACGGTGAAATTAACGGATTGGATGAACATCCGTTCGCCTTCGATCAAACACCATGGATGAACTTTAGTTTGAGCTATGAGTGTTCATACAAAAACTTTGATATGAACTTTCTCCTGCAAGGGTCGGCACTTGGTTCAATGGAATATAAGGAACCATTGTATTCCATTTGGGGAAGCAATGGAGGCGGTACCCTGGTACAATATCTGGATCGTTGGCATCCGGTTGATCCACAGGCAGACCCTTACGATCCTGAAACGGAATGGGTAACCGGGTATTATGGCTTCACCGGACACTATCCAATTGGTAACTCAGAATTCAATCGTGTAAGTACAGCGTACTTGCGCTTGAAGAGTATCGAATTTGGCTATACCCTTCCGAGGGTGAATGCATTATCGTCGATGAATATGCGTGTATTTGCCAATGCTTATAACCTGTTTACCATAACGGGGGTGAAATTTGTCGATCCGGAACATCCCGACAACGACCTTGGACGGATGTATCCGCTGAGTAAAACCTATACCGTGGGTGTGTCTTTATCATTTTAA
- a CDS encoding DUF3823 domain-containing protein, which produces MKKIAIYIFSLTLFSFTSCSMFELDNYAAPAETLQGEVVDAATGEPVLTDQGSEGITVRLTELSYGDNVSHNPDFNCMPDGTFQNTKLFKGTYNVNLFGPFIPLVREDNRGVPLADETQTVNIEGVTKVKFEVQPFLKVEWVSEPVVTNGKITAKVRVTRGVSEEDFRSKIEPMGGYSNSFLNVTDIQLFVSYSSSVGYRARDDRWSSKIEYSGSEFNSLLGETITIESNGTIPSGRVVFVRAAARINYDTPRGSGTRRWNYNAPEEVMIP; this is translated from the coding sequence ATGAAAAAAATAGCAATTTATATATTTTCGTTAACGCTGTTTTCGTTCACTTCATGCAGCATGTTTGAACTGGATAACTATGCAGCACCGGCAGAAACTTTGCAAGGAGAAGTTGTAGATGCAGCTACGGGTGAACCAGTGCTTACCGATCAGGGAAGCGAAGGGATCACGGTGCGTTTGACTGAACTTAGTTATGGCGATAATGTGAGCCATAACCCTGATTTTAATTGTATGCCCGACGGGACTTTCCAAAATACAAAACTGTTTAAAGGGACCTACAACGTCAATCTTTTTGGACCTTTTATCCCATTGGTCCGGGAAGACAACCGTGGTGTTCCGTTAGCGGATGAAACACAAACGGTCAATATTGAAGGTGTTACGAAAGTAAAATTCGAAGTTCAACCTTTTCTGAAAGTAGAATGGGTAAGCGAACCGGTTGTAACCAATGGTAAAATTACAGCGAAGGTACGTGTTACAAGGGGCGTTTCGGAGGAAGATTTCCGTTCCAAAATTGAACCAATGGGCGGTTATAGCAATAGCTTCCTGAATGTGACCGATATTCAATTGTTTGTCAGCTATTCCTCGTCGGTAGGATACCGCGCCCGCGACGACCGTTGGTCAAGTAAGATTGAATATTCGGGCTCCGAGTTTAACTCACTATTGGGTGAAACAATTACCATTGAATCCAACGGAACAATTCCTTCCGGTCGGGTTGTATTTGTTCGTGCTGCCGCACGTATCAACTATGATACTCCCAGGGGAAGCGGTACAAGGCGTTGGAACTATAACGCACCAGAGGAAGTTATGATTCCTTAA
- a CDS encoding RagB/SusD family nutrient uptake outer membrane protein has protein sequence MKRILILSLIALIFSSACTKLDIAPKNIISDDDLLTNESGMEIYMARMYSHMPFEDFKYMAQWGINFNSWLGAIGISGTGEALNRDGICTAFTGENTPYWGQAFTLLRDANYLIENLPNYKSSYPEVMYNHYLGEAYFVRATVFYAMARRFGGVPLVTHVIPYPAEEDKLEVPRSSEEETWDQVLADFDQAVALLQPNSPKTGYANKYVALSFKSEAMLYAGSVAKYNETVAGRLTGFGQKTGVRVIGFAENSWQAASKKYFREAYLAAQEVIKSGKYALYMKKWAANDPEAQYQNMVDMFSDEDSPENIYVKEYTYPTMTHGFDAYSAPFIFKAPLASGTCPTLDFMELYDGFDRYSDGTIRVTDGTSNTNGNYLMYDSPLDFFKDAEPRLRAYVIFPGDMFKGKKIEIRAGVYTGSEPVKPLFNDYSYQAAETRYQNLDAYKGDPKTLYLSPREGNGQEIVDYNGTEMTAAGANGPFYNNGEGCLTGLYDRKWLNPDPSFEAGEGKSDQHFILMRYAEVLLNAAEAAVELSLAGESSPDGDDLMQVATHAVNSIRERAGASLLTGSITPDVAGRNIVRKERRKELALEHKTKWDLRRWRVEHYEGRDGFWGEKRDKNLFSNNARYRFRGLYPFFSTESGKYFFDAHFQWVSLKTFEYNIVDYYFAIPGGEVAKSPVIDQQPNR, from the coding sequence ATGAAAAGGATATTAATACTATCACTGATCGCCTTGATATTCTCTTCTGCTTGCACGAAGTTGGATATTGCACCCAAAAATATCATTAGCGACGATGATCTCCTGACAAATGAATCTGGTATGGAGATTTATATGGCACGGATGTACAGCCATATGCCCTTTGAGGACTTTAAGTACATGGCTCAGTGGGGGATCAATTTTAACTCCTGGTTAGGGGCAATAGGGATTTCCGGAACAGGTGAAGCATTGAACCGGGACGGAATTTGTACAGCTTTTACCGGAGAGAACACTCCGTATTGGGGGCAGGCCTTCACCTTATTGCGAGATGCCAATTATCTGATTGAGAATTTACCTAATTACAAAAGTTCCTACCCGGAAGTGATGTACAACCATTATTTGGGTGAAGCATATTTTGTACGGGCTACCGTGTTTTATGCCATGGCAAGACGTTTTGGAGGAGTACCGCTGGTCACCCATGTAATTCCTTACCCTGCGGAAGAGGATAAATTGGAAGTGCCACGCTCCTCGGAAGAGGAAACCTGGGACCAGGTTCTTGCCGACTTTGATCAGGCAGTTGCTCTGTTGCAGCCGAACAGCCCGAAGACCGGATATGCAAACAAATATGTTGCGTTGTCTTTCAAATCGGAAGCAATGTTGTACGCTGGTAGTGTCGCCAAATACAACGAAACTGTTGCCGGCCGTTTAACCGGTTTTGGACAGAAAACAGGCGTTCGCGTAATTGGTTTTGCTGAAAATTCCTGGCAAGCTGCTTCGAAAAAGTACTTCAGGGAAGCTTATCTAGCTGCTCAGGAAGTGATAAAAAGTGGAAAATATGCGCTTTACATGAAAAAGTGGGCAGCCAACGATCCGGAAGCTCAATATCAGAATATGGTCGACATGTTCAGCGATGAGGACAGCCCGGAAAATATCTATGTAAAAGAATACACTTACCCTACAATGACGCACGGGTTCGACGCGTACAGTGCCCCTTTTATCTTTAAAGCGCCTTTGGCATCAGGAACTTGTCCTACGCTTGATTTTATGGAATTGTATGACGGTTTCGATCGTTATAGTGATGGAACAATCCGGGTAACAGACGGGACATCGAACACGAACGGTAACTACCTGATGTATGATTCGCCATTGGACTTTTTCAAAGATGCTGAACCTCGTCTACGTGCCTATGTGATTTTTCCGGGTGACATGTTTAAAGGTAAGAAAATTGAAATTCGTGCCGGAGTATATACGGGGTCCGAGCCAGTTAAACCTTTATTTAACGATTACTCTTACCAGGCAGCTGAAACACGCTATCAGAATCTGGATGCCTACAAGGGAGACCCAAAAACGTTGTACCTAAGTCCAAGGGAAGGTAACGGTCAGGAGATTGTTGATTACAATGGTACCGAAATGACCGCTGCCGGAGCCAATGGCCCTTTCTATAACAACGGCGAAGGTTGCCTTACCGGATTGTATGACCGTAAGTGGCTGAATCCCGATCCTTCTTTTGAAGCTGGTGAAGGAAAATCCGATCAACATTTCATCCTGATGCGTTATGCCGAAGTATTATTGAATGCTGCTGAGGCTGCGGTGGAGCTTTCATTGGCCGGAGAATCTTCACCTGATGGAGATGACTTGATGCAGGTAGCTACTCATGCGGTTAACAGTATCCGTGAAAGAGCCGGGGCCAGTTTACTTACCGGTAGTATCACTCCCGATGTAGCCGGACGTAACATCGTTCGTAAAGAACGTCGTAAAGAATTGGCTTTAGAGCATAAGACCAAGTGGGACCTGCGTCGCTGGCGGGTTGAACACTACGAAGGACGTGATGGCTTCTGGGGAGAAAAGAGGGACAAGAATCTGTTCAGTAATAATGCCCGGTATCGGTTCCGCGGATTGTATCCGTTTTTCTCTACCGAAAGTGGAAAATACTTCTTCGATGCCCATTTTCAGTGGGTAAGCCTGAAAACATTCGAGTATAATATTGTTGACTACTACTTTGCGATTCCAGGTGGAGAGGTAGCAAAAAGTCCGGTAATCGATCAGCAACCGAATAGATAA
- a CDS encoding glycoside hydrolase family 76 protein, whose translation MKIFKTILATYALVLLLTSACSETTSDSDPDGPNPPAEGTSTSVENLQRAMELTDNAVEAHFTGAGMAMARYYNPYTKGRSEEKGSVWMYTSAIEAVNAILRGLEAQKENGDATLYSDNFQHYSELLHQLYENADYYLGTFELTSYTQTREWSVYGVNRNNAKGSADVSGILNVYDDQMWLIRELIEAYRNTDNEEYLMKAEYLTQYVLDGWDCTLDANGNEIGGITWGPGYVTKHSCSNGPMVSPLVWLSELYKDKADVITSHYVDSSDKETRKTRQVNKSEYYLNFAKKIYAWQKKYLLRADGVYNDMMGGCSPGSPETETVNGTVYRKGISCRDQVGPAISYNSGTMLSGAADLYRVTGDDQYLTDGRRLADASFTYFAKPGQTLSGYYTYDISGFNDWFNGVLMRGYVALFPAYGNVANYIDSFQKNLDYGYENFLYNGFLPTNLLVGWSYDNNKNNTEAMFNFAFSAEYAVLSRYELEK comes from the coding sequence ATGAAAATTTTCAAAACTATTCTCGCTACATATGCCTTGGTTTTACTTTTAACCTCGGCGTGTAGCGAGACTACATCGGATAGCGATCCGGATGGACCAAATCCGCCGGCGGAGGGGACGAGCACATCAGTAGAGAATCTCCAGCGAGCGATGGAGCTAACGGACAATGCTGTTGAAGCCCATTTCACTGGAGCCGGAATGGCCATGGCCAGGTATTATAACCCCTACACCAAGGGACGTTCAGAAGAGAAAGGAAGTGTCTGGATGTACACCAGTGCAATTGAGGCCGTTAATGCGATCCTCCGTGGGCTCGAAGCTCAAAAGGAAAACGGCGATGCAACGCTTTATAGCGACAACTTTCAGCATTACTCGGAATTGTTGCACCAACTGTATGAAAACGCGGATTATTATCTCGGAACTTTTGAGCTGACATCATACACTCAAACCAGGGAATGGTCGGTGTATGGTGTTAATCGTAACAACGCAAAAGGTTCTGCGGATGTGAGCGGCATTCTAAACGTTTACGACGATCAAATGTGGCTGATCCGTGAGTTAATTGAGGCATACAGAAATACGGATAACGAGGAGTATTTGATGAAGGCCGAATACTTGACCCAATACGTTCTGGATGGTTGGGATTGTACCCTCGATGCCAACGGAAACGAAATTGGCGGTATTACCTGGGGCCCCGGTTACGTAACCAAACACTCGTGCAGCAACGGGCCAATGGTCAGCCCCCTGGTGTGGTTGTCGGAATTATATAAAGATAAGGCAGATGTGATTACCTCTCATTACGTTGACTCTTCTGATAAAGAGACCCGCAAAACCAGACAGGTTAATAAAAGTGAGTACTACCTAAACTTTGCAAAGAAAATCTACGCCTGGCAGAAAAAATATTTACTGCGGGCGGATGGGGTATACAATGATATGATGGGAGGGTGTTCTCCCGGCAGTCCTGAAACTGAGACGGTGAATGGGACGGTATACCGTAAGGGTATTTCTTGTCGAGATCAGGTTGGACCAGCTATCAGCTACAACAGCGGAACAATGCTTTCGGGAGCCGCAGACTTGTACCGGGTTACCGGAGATGACCAGTATTTGACTGATGGAAGAAGACTGGCGGATGCGAGCTTTACTTACTTTGCTAAACCCGGACAAACCTTATCCGGCTACTACACCTATGATATTAGCGGTTTTAATGACTGGTTCAACGGCGTGCTGATGCGGGGTTATGTTGCTCTTTTTCCAGCGTATGGCAATGTGGCAAATTACATTGATAGTTTCCAGAAAAATCTCGACTATGGGTATGAGAACTTCCTTTACAACGGGTTTCTTCCCACAAACTTGTTGGTAGGCTGGAGTTACGATAATAATAAAAACAATACTGAAGCCATGTTCAATTTTGCTTTTTCTGCTGAATATGCAGTACTATCCCGATATGAACTGGAGAAATAA
- a CDS encoding glutaminase family protein: MMRTLNLYLFTGILFLLFSCTQSHVKRSETDAVSFRAPAYPLITVDPYTSAWSETDTLFNSPVKHWTGKIHSLIGAIRVDGKVYRFMGRENIPLKTLVPMANEEAWKGRYTTKTPEKNWETSGFNDHSWERGKAAFGTSGMKAIGTEWNTKEIWVRREFSTPKTAADANLYLIYSHDDDFQLYLNGKEIVNTGHSAKNDVVLKIDPKLLNKDGKNILAGHCTNTGGLAYVDFGLYTDGDQKEVFAGTATQNSVSLSATQTHYSFTAGPVNLDIQFVAPLLPNDLDLLSRPIDYINYQVTSNDRAKHNVQLYFEITPQWAVNDVSQEVQVSKGETGNIEYVKAGTTEQPILEKKGDNVRIDWGYVYLAAGKSENSSVALGNYFDTKTAFAENGKVPSGPNELTAKMTRSMPAMACVENLGQVSQKTSDGYVMIGYNDIESIQYFGTNLKAWWTHKGTITFDDALQSAEKEHDSVIERCEQFDNKLRKETLAAGGKKYADLCVLAYRQSIAAHKLVKDPNGNILFLSKENFSNGSIGTVDVTYPSAPLFLYYNPELLKGMLNPIFYYSESGKWTKPFAAHDVGTYPKANGQTYGGDMPVEECGNMIILTTAIARMEGNAGYAAKHWKVLTIWANYLLANGLDPENQLCTDDFAGHFAHNTNLSIKAIMGIEGYGKLAEMLGKTDIAQKYTSAAKEMAQRWQTMANDGDHYRLTFDKPGTWSQKYNLVWDKLLEFNIFPREVAKKEIAYYLTKQNQYGLPLDNRKTYTKADWIVWTATLADNQADFEQFIDRLHRFVTETPDRVPMTDWYETTNAKQVGFQARSVVGGYFIKMLEKEPPK; this comes from the coding sequence ATGATGAGAACACTGAATTTGTACCTGTTCACAGGAATACTGTTTCTTCTTTTTTCCTGTACGCAGTCGCATGTAAAGCGAAGTGAGACCGATGCTGTTTCCTTCCGTGCTCCGGCATACCCGCTGATTACTGTTGATCCTTATACCAGTGCATGGAGTGAAACAGACACCTTGTTTAATAGTCCTGTGAAACATTGGACGGGGAAGATACATTCACTGATTGGCGCTATTCGGGTCGATGGGAAAGTTTATCGTTTTATGGGCAGGGAAAATATCCCGTTGAAAACGCTGGTTCCTATGGCTAACGAAGAAGCCTGGAAAGGAAGATACACCACCAAAACACCCGAAAAAAACTGGGAGACATCCGGTTTTAACGACCACAGCTGGGAAAGGGGGAAAGCTGCTTTTGGTACCTCCGGAATGAAAGCCATTGGCACCGAATGGAACACCAAAGAAATCTGGGTAAGACGCGAGTTCTCCACTCCAAAAACGGCAGCAGATGCAAACCTCTATTTGATTTATTCACACGATGATGATTTTCAACTTTACCTGAACGGAAAAGAAATCGTCAATACGGGGCATTCGGCAAAAAATGATGTCGTGTTAAAAATAGATCCGAAACTGTTGAATAAGGACGGTAAAAATATCCTGGCCGGACATTGTACGAATACCGGCGGACTGGCTTATGTCGATTTCGGGCTCTACACCGATGGTGACCAAAAAGAAGTTTTTGCCGGGACCGCAACACAAAACAGTGTTTCGCTTTCCGCGACACAAACGCACTACAGCTTCACTGCCGGCCCGGTTAATCTGGATATTCAGTTTGTAGCACCGCTTTTACCAAACGACCTGGATCTGCTTTCACGCCCGATCGACTATATCAACTACCAGGTGACTTCGAACGATAGAGCCAAACATAATGTTCAGCTTTACTTTGAAATTACGCCGCAGTGGGCAGTGAATGATGTAAGTCAGGAAGTTCAGGTCAGCAAAGGTGAAACCGGTAACATTGAATATGTAAAAGCCGGAACCACTGAACAGCCGATCCTGGAAAAGAAAGGCGATAATGTGCGCATCGATTGGGGCTATGTCTATCTGGCTGCCGGTAAAAGTGAGAACAGCTCTGTTGCACTTGGAAACTATTTTGATACCAAAACAGCTTTTGCCGAAAACGGGAAAGTGCCTTCCGGACCAAACGAACTAACAGCAAAAATGACCCGGTCGATGCCGGCCATGGCTTGTGTGGAAAACCTGGGGCAGGTTTCCCAAAAAACTTCGGATGGTTATGTAATGATCGGTTATAACGATATCGAATCAATCCAGTATTTTGGTACTAATCTGAAGGCCTGGTGGACGCACAAGGGGACAATCACTTTCGACGATGCTTTGCAGTCTGCCGAAAAAGAACACGACTCAGTGATTGAACGTTGTGAGCAGTTTGATAATAAGCTTAGGAAGGAAACTCTTGCTGCCGGCGGAAAGAAATATGCTGATTTGTGCGTATTGGCTTACCGGCAGTCGATTGCTGCTCACAAACTGGTGAAAGATCCGAATGGAAACATTCTTTTCCTGTCGAAAGAGAATTTCAGTAACGGTTCGATCGGGACGGTTGACGTCACTTACCCCTCTGCTCCCTTGTTCCTGTATTATAATCCGGAATTGTTGAAGGGCATGCTGAACCCGATATTCTATTATTCGGAAAGCGGTAAATGGACCAAACCGTTTGCGGCACACGATGTGGGTACTTATCCGAAAGCCAACGGACAGACTTATGGAGGAGATATGCCGGTGGAAGAATGTGGCAACATGATTATCCTGACAACAGCCATTGCCAGGATGGAAGGGAATGCCGGTTATGCTGCTAAGCACTGGAAAGTGCTGACGATCTGGGCTAATTATCTGCTTGCAAACGGACTGGATCCGGAAAACCAGTTATGTACCGACGATTTTGCCGGACATTTTGCGCACAACACGAACCTGTCGATTAAAGCCATCATGGGAATAGAAGGATACGGTAAACTGGCTGAGATGCTGGGCAAGACCGATATTGCCCAAAAGTACACATCAGCTGCTAAAGAGATGGCCCAAAGATGGCAAACGATGGCTAATGATGGCGACCATTACCGGCTGACGTTTGACAAGCCCGGAACCTGGAGTCAGAAATATAATTTAGTATGGGACAAGTTGCTCGAGTTTAATATTTTCCCAAGGGAAGTAGCGAAGAAGGAAATTGCCTACTACCTGACCAAACAGAACCAGTACGGTTTGCCGCTTGACAACCGGAAAACCTATACCAAAGCCGACTGGATTGTCTGGACAGCAACACTGGCTGATAACCAGGCCGATTTTGAACAATTCATAGACCGCCTGCACCGCTTCGTGACGGAAACTCCCGACCGGGTTCCGATGACCGACTGGTACGAAACGACCAATGCCAAACAGGTAGGCTTTCAGGCACGTTCGGTTGTGGGCGGGTATTTTATTAAAATGCTGGAAAAAGAACCACCAAAGTAA